The following are encoded in a window of Solidesulfovibrio magneticus RS-1 genomic DNA:
- the thiE gene encoding thiamine phosphate synthase, with amino-acid sequence MKPNFDPTLYLVTDRGCLAGRDLLDVVGRAVAGGAKLVQLREKNACTREFVELARALVGLVRPLGARLVINDRVDVALACDADGVHVGQDDMRPADVRALIGPDRLLGLSVTGEDEARAARGEPVDYLGAGPVFATATKKDAGAPQGIEGLIRMIALAEVPVVAIGAVTAANAAAVMAAGAAGLAMVSAICAAPDPEAAARELRVIAEQGR; translated from the coding sequence ATGAAACCGAACTTCGATCCAACCCTCTATCTCGTCACGGACCGGGGATGCCTTGCCGGTCGCGACCTGCTCGACGTCGTGGGCCGGGCCGTGGCCGGCGGGGCGAAGCTCGTGCAGCTGCGCGAGAAAAACGCCTGCACCCGGGAGTTCGTGGAGCTGGCCCGGGCGCTGGTAGGCCTTGTGCGCCCCCTTGGAGCCAGGCTCGTCATCAACGACCGGGTGGACGTGGCCCTGGCCTGCGACGCCGACGGCGTCCACGTGGGCCAAGACGACATGCGCCCGGCCGACGTGCGCGCGCTCATCGGCCCGGACCGCCTGCTGGGGCTTTCCGTCACCGGCGAGGACGAGGCCCGGGCCGCCCGTGGAGAGCCGGTCGATTACCTCGGGGCCGGGCCGGTTTTCGCCACGGCCACCAAAAAAGACGCCGGCGCGCCCCAGGGGATTGAGGGCTTGATCCGCATGATTGCCCTGGCCGAGGTGCCGGTGGTGGCCATTGGCGCGGTGACGGCGGCCAACGCGGCCGCGGTCATGGCCGCCGGCGCGGCCGGACTGGCCATGGTGTCAGCCATCTGCGCCGCCCCGGACCCCGAAGCCGCCGCCCGAGAGCTGCGGGTAATTGCTGAACAGGGGCGATAA
- a CDS encoding methyltransferase domain-containing protein, which produces MSDCLATGFAGCDRAADPDIFVRCLRYLAAAPGMRSIKDESLAWLGLAPGDTALDLGCGLGGEATAMAGSVAPSGLAVGLDASRVMLARAANAAGQAAVRPVFVAGDGAHLPFVDGAFAGCRVERTLQHVPVPGAVLAEMARVTRPGGAVVAVEPDWGTFVVDSSHTAVARRLAEFWCDSFRRGWIGRELGRLLSEAGLKEIEVIGRSLVLRELAAAEAVYSLSDTADRAVAAGALPQGATGSFLTELRRRDAAGTFFSSLTFFLARGRKPRT; this is translated from the coding sequence GTGAGCGACTGTCTGGCCACGGGATTCGCCGGCTGCGACCGGGCGGCCGATCCAGACATTTTCGTGCGCTGCCTGCGCTATCTCGCCGCCGCCCCGGGGATGCGATCCATCAAGGACGAAAGCCTGGCCTGGCTGGGCCTTGCCCCCGGCGACACCGCCCTGGACCTGGGCTGCGGCCTGGGCGGGGAAGCGACGGCCATGGCCGGGAGCGTCGCCCCGTCCGGTTTGGCCGTGGGCCTGGACGCCAGCCGGGTGATGCTGGCCCGGGCGGCCAATGCAGCCGGTCAAGCCGCCGTGCGTCCGGTCTTCGTGGCCGGCGACGGCGCTCACCTGCCCTTTGTCGACGGAGCCTTCGCCGGCTGCCGGGTGGAGCGCACCCTGCAACATGTGCCCGTCCCTGGGGCTGTGCTGGCCGAGATGGCGCGGGTGACGCGCCCGGGCGGGGCAGTCGTTGCCGTGGAGCCGGACTGGGGCACGTTCGTGGTGGATTCCAGCCATACGGCTGTGGCCCGGCGGTTGGCGGAATTTTGGTGCGACAGCTTCCGCCGCGGCTGGATCGGCCGAGAACTCGGCCGCTTGCTGTCCGAGGCCGGCCTGAAGGAAATCGAGGTGATCGGGCGGTCGCTTGTGCTGCGCGAACTGGCCGCCGCCGAGGCGGTCTACAGCCTGTCCGACACGGCCGACCGAGCCGTGGCCGCCGGGGCGCTGCCCCAGGGCGCGACGGGGTCGTTTCTGACGGAACTGCGCCGCCGCGACGCGGCCGGCACGTTTTTTTCGAGCCTCACCTTCTTCCTGGCCCGGGGCCGCAAGCCCCGGACCTGA